The Mangifera indica cultivar Alphonso chromosome 12, CATAS_Mindica_2.1, whole genome shotgun sequence DNA window TGCTATATGCGTCCTCCGGGTGCTATTCTTGCTCCCGGCGAGAGTCTCATAGCGACTGGTAattggtttttaaattttggatcaaATTGGCGCTTTGCTTGTATTTTGTGCTACCATCTGTTGTCTTGGTTATTGCTTATAGGTTTCTTTGCTTGATTTTGTATGGATCTGCTAGTCTTCAAGTTTGTGGAGGTTCCAGAGAACAATGAAAAGCCAATGGATCAAAAGAGTAGGgataagtttaaaattgttagCTTGAAGGTGAAAGGAGAGGTGGACTATGTTCCTGAGCTGGTGCGTTTCTCATTACATACGGTTGCTGCATTTTCTGATTGTTGTAGTGCTTTTTATATAATGATGTATTGATAGAAAtgctatttatttatattttattaacaactAGTCTTAGTGAGCATGCAAAGATTTTAGGAATTTTTTCTTCAGTCGATCGGTCTATATTTCATATGGGTGTTGGCTAGAACTTCTTATCAAATTGTAGGTGTTACAGGTGGATATTTGATGTATAAAGTGTTAGTATTTCAGTGCCTAGTTTGCAAGGGCATTTGTATAATCTAAAGACTACATATCTCTGCAGGCAGCTAATTTTGTGAAGTGTGCCTGCTGTTTGcaatagaaaaagtaataactaAATTGGGGGTCCGGTTTCCTTCACCATCTAATTTGGCTGGTGTGCTTGGATACTTTTACTCTATTTCTATTTGTGTAGAGTTCATACATGATGAAGTGGGCATCCCTTGTTGAAAGCTAGTTGGTTATATTAGTTATATGCCTGTATTTGTGGAGAATTAAGTGCCTTTTATGATTGGGGCGCACACAGTATTGGGTTTCCTTTTGAATCATATTAATTTGCATTGTTGCCTTTGTACAAGCTTATCTTTGCAGACTACTTTGCTGCTaagtaattttgtttaattcagtttgatgAGCAAAAGGATCAAGCAGCATTAGAGCAAATATTGCGGGTCGTCTTTCTTAATCCTGAGCGTGCTGACCCTGTAAGTATTGTTAGgacacaaataatttaaaaagcaGCCTTTTACAAAATGTATGCATAGAGAATTCCCGTTTATGTGGTTGCACCTCTTTTTATTCTGAAGGCTCTGGAAAAATTGAAGCGCCGGTTAGCAGAAGCTGATGCTGCAGTTGCAGCTCGCAAGAAGCCTCAAGAAGATGCAGGTCCAAAGATTATTGGTGAAGGGCTTGTCATAGATGAATGGGTAAGTTATCTTATCAATGTCATCTGAAATTTTACAACTGTAAACTATTGCTCACATTGTGTGGTTTCTGGCTGTCCTTACATTCTTTTTGCAGAAAGAACGGAGGGAAAGATACCTTGCTCAACAACAGGTTGAAGGAGTAGATTCAGTATAGAATGGTTATGCTTCTGTTTGATTTGCCATCATCAAACAAGAATTCAAATGATTCACTTTTAAGTATATTCCTCCTCCAATCTTGCCCTGTAACGTGAATGATGTATCTTGCAACAAATCATGTAGAGACTGAAACATCTGTtgtgataaaattgttagttgatTTTTGGTCATATGAGATTGGCTAGTTTTCATCTtgtagataaaataattttgattaccGTTCTATATGAGATGTAATAcacttgaattttattttattcctaCATAAAAGTTGACTTCTTCGCACAAAATGTGAAATGAAGTGTATTCAGACGGGCTATATGTTCTTATCCAATGTGGACTTTTATCAGCTGGCATCTGCTTTACGGGATTTGAAGTTTCAATAACCTCTGTTACTTTGTAGGTGTTTGTAATTTTCTGTAGAGTTACCGACAGACACGGCCACAAGCTCATAGTGACAGGGAAATCTTTTACCTCTTAATTTTGCTGTTTCTTGGATCATTGGCCACAGATGACAAAACTCACTACAAAATGAGCTTTTCCAGAGTCACTGAATCCACagtatatgtatggatatatgAATTTACACCACCCATATATACAAAACTATGTCATCAGTAAACCCATAAACCATGGCTTCCAAAGTGGTCTTACTTTTAATCAGAAGGACAAAAGCCTCAGTGCTTCCAAGAAGAGATATTCTACTTCCCTCAAGCGAGTCATCCGATGATGGGGAATGGACTTTATTTGAGAGATAGTCACAAGAGAAATCAGGCCCAAGAGTGTCTCACCACAGTAATTTACTTGAATTGCTGGGCACAAAGCTAAGACAAGTTAGATGGGAAAGGAGAGAGCCAACACTTTCAGAACGGCAATGCCTTGCTGCCGTCAAGCAGCTAAGCTTACTAGATTATAAAAGCAGAAAGCCAAATATAagtattctcattttctttttctgttttggCTAGTGGTCGCTTTGGAAATGAAATCCTATTGTCGCACTTTCTTAGGGCTTAACCCACAAGAATATGGCCACCAAAACTGCTACGTTTCTTAATCTTATCTCTGTGGCTGGAGGCTCGGTAAATGGTCCACtgttaaacataaaattattgttaatagAAGTGAATATTTGCGCAATAACATTGTTAAT harbors:
- the LOC123192345 gene encoding vesicle-associated protein 4-2-like; the protein is MYVVREEMAIADQKSPSDNKVWGFFKLPFRQSRNTTSSSSSTPHHHHNQANHHTEGSNPHASNSVSSVARSFLPARRRLKLDPPKKLYFPYEPGKQVRSAIKIKNTSKSHVAFKFQTTAPKSCYMRPPGAILAPGESLIATVFKFVEVPENNEKPMDQKSRDKFKIVSLKVKGEVDYVPELFDEQKDQAALEQILRVVFLNPERADPALEKLKRRLAEADAAVAARKKPQEDAGPKIIGEGLVIDEWKERRERYLAQQQVEGVDSV